In Pseudodesulfovibrio hydrargyri, a single window of DNA contains:
- a CDS encoding efflux RND transporter periplasmic adaptor subunit, which yields MKVVKAEIRDVPNWGEWVGQISAHETVEVRARVAGFLIEKNFEEGRTVKKGDLLFVIDPKPFEEDLKQAQSGLEYNQALYNKAAKDLKRFKKLFDEGVVSRDEYESYETQAATYKAQIADNKAKVENARIQLGYTKIYSPIDGVIGRVQVDVGNLVGQGENTLLATISTMDPIYVSFSVSEGDYIRAMRDQKARESGQRPIRLILADGGEYSQPGRFDMVDPTVDPQTGTLGIRVLFPNPENLLKPGQYAKVRVRVSNHQDAVVIPVTAIMDVQGMKSVYLVDADGAVKNQPVKLGTESMNLAVVTEGVQAGDMVLAEGINRVKPGMKIKPVVVPMDPGTPQQTEASGDAGATPAPVAGDAARPDPGAAQPAPGDGAKTGAE from the coding sequence ATGAAGGTGGTCAAGGCCGAGATCCGCGACGTGCCCAACTGGGGCGAGTGGGTCGGCCAGATCAGCGCCCACGAGACCGTCGAGGTCCGGGCGCGCGTGGCCGGGTTCCTGATAGAGAAGAATTTCGAGGAAGGCAGGACCGTCAAGAAGGGCGACCTGCTCTTCGTCATCGATCCCAAGCCGTTCGAGGAGGACCTGAAGCAGGCCCAGTCCGGTCTGGAATACAATCAGGCCCTGTACAACAAGGCCGCCAAGGACCTGAAGCGGTTCAAGAAGCTCTTTGACGAGGGCGTGGTCAGCCGCGACGAATACGAGAGCTACGAGACCCAGGCGGCGACCTACAAGGCCCAGATAGCCGATAACAAGGCCAAGGTGGAGAACGCCAGAATCCAGCTCGGCTACACCAAGATATACTCGCCCATCGACGGCGTCATCGGCCGGGTGCAGGTGGACGTGGGCAACCTGGTGGGCCAGGGCGAGAACACGCTGCTGGCGACCATCTCCACCATGGACCCGATCTATGTCAGCTTCAGCGTCAGCGAGGGCGACTACATCCGGGCCATGCGCGACCAGAAGGCCCGCGAGTCCGGCCAGCGGCCCATCCGCCTGATCCTGGCCGACGGCGGCGAATACAGCCAGCCGGGCCGCTTCGACATGGTTGATCCCACCGTGGATCCGCAGACCGGAACGCTGGGCATCCGCGTGCTCTTCCCCAACCCCGAGAATCTGCTCAAGCCCGGCCAGTACGCCAAGGTCCGGGTGCGCGTCTCCAACCACCAGGACGCGGTGGTCATCCCGGTCACGGCGATCATGGATGTCCAGGGCATGAAGTCCGTGTACCTGGTGGACGCGGACGGGGCCGTCAAGAACCAGCCGGTCAAGCTCGGCACCGAGTCCATGAACCTGGCCGTGGTCACCGAGGGCGTCCAGGCCGGGGACATGGTTCTGGCCGAGGGCATCAACCGGGTCAAGCCGGGCATGAAGATCAAGCCGGTGGTGGTCCCCATGGACCCCGGCACCCCGCAGCAGACCGAGGCCTCCGGCGACGCCGGAGCCACGCCCGCGCCGGTCGCCGGCGACGCGGCCCGGCCCGATCCGGGAGCGGCCCAACCCGCCCCGGGCGACGGCGCGAAGACCGGAGCGGAGTAG
- a CDS encoding DUF1844 domain-containing protein, with amino-acid sequence MGQNNCRENPMKGIPLGINFTTFIYSLSSSAMVALGEAADPGTGKVSFNKDLAKHTIDVLGMLKQKFDNGLEEDEKKLLCDLVYNLRMAYVNKTK; translated from the coding sequence ATGGGCCAGAATAACTGCAGAGAAAACCCCATGAAGGGCATCCCCCTGGGCATCAACTTCACCACCTTCATCTACTCCCTGTCGTCCTCGGCCATGGTCGCCCTGGGCGAGGCCGCCGATCCGGGCACGGGCAAGGTCTCCTTCAACAAGGACCTGGCCAAGCACACCATCGACGTGCTCGGCATGCTCAAACAGAAATTCGACAACGGCCTGGAGGAGGACGAGAAGAAGCTTCTGTGCGACCTCGTCTACAACCTGCGCATGGCCTACGTTAACAAGACCAAATAA
- the argC gene encoding N-acetyl-gamma-glutamyl-phosphate reductase, whose product MSQIIKAGLVGVTGYTGMELARLMIHHSSMELVRVTSRSEAGKKLADLYPFLNRLPLGELVITQPDAADLADCDVVFLAVPHKTAMEIAAELIEAGVKVVDLSADFRINDKATYEAWYQVEHTRADLLKEAVYGLPELYLDRIMGARLIANPGCYPTSSILGLAPALSAGLVETDNIVIDAKSGASGAGRGAKVGNLFCEVADSFKAYGLPTHRHTPEIEQEISKLAGTEITVSFNTHLLPIDRGILSTIYTRLKGEADLDAVHRTYTDFYADKPLVRVLPKGQLPETRFVRGTVFCDIGLVVDPRTNRLIILSAIDNLCRGASGQALMNANLICGLDIDEGLPMAPMMP is encoded by the coding sequence ATGTCTCAGATCATCAAGGCCGGGCTGGTGGGCGTCACCGGCTACACCGGCATGGAACTGGCCCGGCTCATGATCCACCACTCCTCCATGGAACTGGTCCGGGTCACCTCCCGGTCCGAGGCGGGCAAGAAGCTCGCCGACCTCTACCCCTTCCTCAACCGGCTGCCGCTGGGCGAACTGGTCATCACCCAACCCGACGCCGCCGACCTGGCGGACTGCGACGTGGTCTTCCTGGCCGTGCCGCACAAGACCGCCATGGAGATCGCGGCCGAGCTGATCGAGGCGGGCGTCAAGGTAGTGGACCTGTCCGCCGACTTCCGCATCAACGACAAGGCCACCTACGAGGCGTGGTACCAGGTGGAGCACACCCGCGCCGACCTGCTTAAGGAAGCGGTCTACGGGCTGCCCGAGCTGTACCTGGACCGGATCATGGGCGCGCGGCTCATCGCCAACCCGGGCTGCTACCCGACCTCCTCCATCCTCGGCCTGGCTCCGGCCCTGTCCGCCGGGCTGGTGGAGACGGACAACATCGTCATCGACGCCAAGTCCGGGGCCTCGGGAGCGGGGCGCGGGGCCAAGGTCGGCAACCTGTTCTGCGAGGTGGCCGATTCCTTCAAGGCCTACGGCCTGCCCACCCACCGGCACACCCCGGAGATCGAACAGGAAATTTCCAAGCTGGCCGGGACCGAAATCACGGTCTCGTTCAACACCCACCTGCTGCCCATCGACCGGGGCATCCTGTCGACCATCTACACCCGGCTCAAGGGCGAGGCCGATCTCGACGCGGTGCACCGGACGTACACCGACTTCTACGCGGACAAGCCCCTGGTGCGCGTCCTGCCCAAGGGCCAGCTGCCCGAGACCCGGTTCGTGCGCGGCACGGTCTTCTGCGACATCGGCCTGGTGGTCGACCCGAGGACCAACCGGCTGATCATCCTGTCGGCCATCGACAACCTCTGCCGGGGCGCGTCGGGCCAGGCGCTGATGAACGCCAACCTGATCTGCGGCCTGGACATCGACGAAGGGTTGCCCATGGCCCCTATGATGCCCTGA
- a CDS encoding nitroreductase family protein, giving the protein MDFSEILERRRAINFFDPSQDVPDDLLRTVLAEAAMAPSSFNLQPWKVKILRDPTRKAALRAVAFDQPKITEAPVVLILLGDRDGWKEGTPNFEGHFQHSMKPEQRDYLVNSTKFLYGDTPDASLAFAAKNAGLFAMSFMFAACSHGLDTHPMDGFDREAVRKEFNIPDQYWIPMLIAVGHRIPDLQVHPKAWRQPLDDMILE; this is encoded by the coding sequence ATGGATTTCAGCGAGATATTGGAACGGCGCAGGGCCATCAACTTTTTCGATCCCTCGCAGGACGTGCCCGACGACCTGCTGCGCACCGTCCTGGCCGAGGCGGCCATGGCCCCGTCCAGCTTCAACCTCCAGCCATGGAAGGTGAAGATCCTCCGCGACCCGACGCGCAAGGCCGCACTGCGCGCCGTGGCCTTTGACCAACCCAAGATCACCGAGGCCCCCGTGGTGCTCATCCTTCTGGGCGACCGCGACGGCTGGAAGGAAGGCACCCCCAACTTCGAGGGCCATTTCCAGCACAGCATGAAGCCGGAGCAGCGCGACTACCTGGTCAACTCCACCAAGTTCCTGTACGGCGACACCCCGGACGCCTCCCTGGCCTTTGCCGCCAAGAACGCGGGCCTGTTCGCCATGTCCTTCATGTTCGCCGCGTGCTCCCACGGCCTGGACACCCACCCCATGGACGGGTTCGACCGCGAGGCCGTGCGCAAGGAGTTCAACATCCCGGACCAGTACTGGATTCCCATGCTCATCGCCGTGGGTCACCGCATTCCGGACCTCCAGGTCCACCCCAAAGCCTGGCGCCAACCTTTAGACGATATGATCTTGGAGTAA
- a CDS encoding tRNA-binding protein, producing the protein METISWNDFEKVELRVGTIVKAESFPEARVPAFKLLVDFGEDIGTRKSSAQITDLYNPDELVGKQIVGVVNFPPKQIGPMRSECLVTGFFSPEGVVLAIPDKPCPNGLKLG; encoded by the coding sequence ATGGAAACCATATCCTGGAACGATTTCGAAAAGGTGGAGCTGCGCGTGGGCACCATCGTCAAGGCCGAATCCTTTCCCGAGGCCCGCGTCCCGGCCTTTAAACTCCTGGTGGATTTCGGCGAGGACATTGGCACGCGCAAGTCCAGCGCCCAGATCACCGACCTCTACAACCCCGACGAACTCGTCGGCAAACAGATCGTCGGCGTGGTCAACTTCCCGCCCAAACAGATCGGCCCCATGCGCTCCGAATGCCTGGTCACCGGCTTCTTCAGCCCCGAAGGCGTCGTCCTCGCCATCCCCGACAAACCCTGCCCCAACGGTCTGAAGTTGGGATAG
- a CDS encoding 4Fe-4S ferredoxin: MRTRPYPAWISRLFILLVAALTFTGFMQMPLAKRYALTTVPGMAWTGDFFLVHKIHYVLGVALLFLVALVAVNWIKSWKNTLALTGLGLARAGVVFGLVVSGLLRVYRNLPGVTLDPAAILAIEWVHLTLVMVLGVLALVAIIRKSSAYAVRR; the protein is encoded by the coding sequence ATGAGGACTAGACCCTATCCGGCCTGGATTTCCCGGCTGTTCATCCTCCTGGTGGCCGCCCTGACCTTCACCGGGTTCATGCAGATGCCCCTGGCCAAACGCTACGCCCTGACCACGGTGCCGGGCATGGCCTGGACCGGCGACTTCTTCCTGGTGCACAAGATCCACTACGTTCTGGGCGTGGCCTTGCTCTTTCTGGTCGCCCTGGTCGCGGTCAATTGGATCAAGTCCTGGAAAAACACCCTTGCCCTGACCGGCCTCGGGCTGGCCCGCGCGGGCGTCGTCTTCGGCCTGGTCGTCTCCGGCCTGTTGCGCGTCTACCGCAACCTGCCCGGCGTGACCCTGGACCCGGCCGCCATCCTGGCCATCGAGTGGGTGCACCTGACCCTGGTCATGGTCCTGGGCGTCCTGGCCCTTGTCGCGATTATCCGCAAATCCTCGGCCTACGCCGTGCGTCGATAG
- a CDS encoding 4Fe-4S dicluster domain-containing protein has product MSEKKYRAKAVSRRGFLKALGVGSAGALIPAAPTLAAQERAGAPSDGELATLLDLSKCIGCGACVEACRESNSAKFPEPVKPFPDMLPSRRAKPEDWSDMRDVDDRLTPYNWLFLQNAVVEYEGKPYAINIPRRCMHCQNPPCANMCPFGAANKQVNGLTRISPGLCMGGAKCRAVCPWHIPQRQSGVGLYRHLMPRLAGNGVMYKCDRCHQLLDQGELPACIAVCPEDVQTIGPRHEIVARAKELAREMNGFIYGLEENGGTNTLYVSPVPFELIDRAIDKDSGPGANKAGKGKRKRTPLGPGKPHMGPVKDVMADETNLAAAAFIAPVAGIAAGVLGLGSKLLSKGEGDHED; this is encoded by the coding sequence ATGTCAGAGAAGAAATATCGGGCAAAAGCCGTCAGCCGACGCGGGTTCCTCAAGGCCCTGGGCGTGGGCTCCGCCGGGGCGCTGATCCCGGCCGCGCCAACCTTGGCCGCTCAAGAGCGGGCGGGCGCGCCGTCGGACGGCGAACTGGCAACCCTGCTCGACCTGTCCAAGTGTATCGGCTGCGGTGCCTGTGTCGAGGCCTGCCGCGAATCCAACAGCGCCAAGTTCCCGGAGCCGGTCAAGCCGTTTCCGGACATGCTTCCGTCCCGCCGGGCCAAGCCCGAGGACTGGTCGGACATGCGCGACGTGGACGACCGGCTGACGCCCTACAACTGGCTTTTTCTGCAGAACGCCGTGGTTGAGTACGAGGGCAAGCCATACGCCATCAATATTCCCAGACGGTGCATGCACTGCCAGAACCCGCCGTGCGCCAACATGTGCCCGTTCGGCGCGGCCAACAAGCAGGTCAACGGACTGACCCGGATCAGCCCCGGCCTGTGCATGGGCGGGGCCAAGTGCCGGGCCGTGTGTCCGTGGCACATCCCCCAGCGCCAGTCCGGGGTGGGGCTGTACCGCCATCTCATGCCGCGCCTGGCGGGCAACGGGGTCATGTACAAGTGCGACCGCTGCCACCAGCTCCTGGACCAGGGCGAGTTGCCCGCGTGCATCGCGGTCTGCCCCGAGGACGTCCAAACCATCGGCCCGCGTCATGAAATCGTGGCCCGGGCCAAGGAACTGGCCAGGGAGATGAACGGGTTCATCTACGGCCTGGAGGAGAACGGCGGGACCAACACCCTGTACGTCTCCCCGGTCCCGTTCGAGCTCATTGACCGGGCCATCGACAAGGATTCCGGCCCCGGCGCGAACAAGGCGGGAAAGGGCAAGAGGAAGCGCACCCCCCTCGGCCCGGGCAAGCCGCATATGGGACCGGTCAAGGACGTCATGGCCGACGAGACCAACCTGGCCGCGGCCGCGTTCATCGCCCCGGTGGCGGGCATCGCCGCGGGCGTCCTCGGCCTGGGTTCCAAGCTGCTGAGCAAGGGGGAGGGCGATCATGAGGACTAG